The Tenrec ecaudatus isolate mTenEca1 chromosome 8, mTenEca1.hap1, whole genome shotgun sequence DNA window GCATTCGTCTTGAGGACCCGACCTCTGAAGAGGGCGCAGCGGAGCCCTAAAGGAGCGCAAGCAACCCTGCCATTTCGGCCAGAGGCGGGACTTGTGTTCCCGCCCAGGGGCGGTGCCACGGAACCCGAGGCCCGCCCTCAAGGCTGAAGCCTCCCGGAGCGGTGACTCGGGGCGGAAGTTAATACGCcccgagagagagagaagcgGAAGTGGGGGCCGTGCTGCAAGTTAGCGCGCATGCGCTAGCCCGCGGCCTCGCTGCTGCGCTTCAGAGGGTCTACGGTACTTTCCCCTGGTTTCTTTTTATCCTCCGCGCGAGGGGGTACGCACATTCCCAGTCTTGGTCGCGCTCTGCGCACCCCTTCCGTTTTCGTGGCCCCCTCACGATGGCGGGCATCCTATTTGAGGATATTTTCGATGTGAAAGACATTGACCCGGAGGGCAAGAAGTTCGACCGAGGTAAGTCAGGTGTGCAGGGGCGGCTTGAGTGGGGAGAGCGTAGCCCCTGCGGGGACACGCCTCCGGGACCGCCGCCGCCCGGGTCACGTGGCCTGCTCCCGCCCGCTGGCCCTGTGGTCCGGGACTCCTGCAGGGTGGCCAGATAGACTTCAGACACTCCGGTGCTCCCTGTACCGCGTGCAAACCCCAGGACATGCGGCTCCCGGTCATCACCACCGCCACCGACTCCGTGCCAGATACGGTACTGGGTGCCGCgcaccctccccccctccttcGGTCTTACCCCTGCCTTAGCAGCACCCAAGGGGTAGGAGATACCTGACTTGACCGTAATTTTGCGCCGAAAGGTTAAGTGATTCGTCCAAGACTGCACAGCAAATAATCCTGACTTCAGAGCCTGTGTTTCTGTATTCCTTTTTAGAATATTAGTTATTTCTTTTTGAAGGACTCTTGAGAGTTAAGAGTTGACCGCCCTGTATTCAGTCGCTGGATCAGTTATGCTTTCCCCGGGCCTGGCAATGGAGCTGCTCTCTGAGACACTCCAGTTCCCCATCCTGATGCTGGAAGACTCAGcttgtgaatgaatgaataaatgaatgaatgaatagctTGCCCAAAGTCAGGTTGTTTCGTAGCCATCTAGGCAGGGCTGGCACCTGTTACTCCTTCTGGGAacacttaaatttttttaaaaatttgattttGCAAAAAGTTTACACTGTAAATTAAGTTCCCCTTTGACAATTTGTGCAAAACTCGTTTGGCAacctgaaacattttctttctgttttaaaaagttttattagcacttcatccacgtgTCATAATTCAGTAATTCCATCCTACCAAgacttgtacaattatcaccacattcagttctagaacattttcttctttcttgtaattgttattcatgtaattatttacttttctaattgtggcagaaatatacacaacaaaacattctctgattccacaacttctacatgtgcaattcagtgccattgattatagttAATAGCCTTCgcgtttacaaccattattgatatcctcttCCAAATTTATTCCTCCACCAGTAACATAAACTCAGTGGCCCCTAAGCCCTGATTCCTTTTCTGGGGATGTTGCTACCTTGGGTTGCTTTTCCTATATGCCTGTGGAGTTCTGATGGTGTCTGCACATGGCGAGGAGAGGCCAGCAGGCACCAGGCACAGGCTAGTGAGACTGAGGTTCAGCTGCATATGATCCTTCAACTTGGGGCCTGCTTGGACCTGCTAGTTAATGACTTTTAAGGGCCCTTGTCGTGCTTCTTCTACTTCCAGTGTCTCGACTCCATTGTGAGAGTGAATCGTTCAAAATGGACCTCATCTTGGATGTAAATATTCAGATTTACCCCGTGGACCTGGGTAAGTGCTGGTCACCGGCAACAGTGAGGGGCTTTTTACCCATTCCACCGTCTCTACCTTCCAATGTTGCCATCCTTTTCAGGTGACAAGTTCCGCTTGGTCATAGCCAGTACCTTATACGAAGATGGCTCACTGGATGATGGCGAATACAACCCCACCGACGACCGACCTTCCAGGTAAGAGAGTTGAGCCGTGAACACTAACTAGACATGTACTCGGAAGACAAGGGAGCTGAGTGCTATAGGAGGATTCTCACGTTTTTCTTGGATTAAATAGCTGAATCTgggtgatggagccctggtggttcagtgggttTACACATTGTGTTGGTAactacaagatcagtagttcaaatccagcagctgctgctcaggagaaaggtgtgtcTTGCTATTGCTAAACACAGCTACACAGTCTCAGAATCACACAGGGGCTGAGGTGGGGGGCACTTCTGTTCTATCCTgaagggtcagaattgactcagtgacagtaagtttggttttgaccCTTGGTTTAGACCACCAAGTATTTCATCAGGAGGCAGGGCTGCATGTCTGTGAGTTGTTCTTTGAGGGCTGGGTGACCTTGgcgatatgggctttgggtcttgggAGGGAGCGTGGTGTGTGGAAAGGCTTTTGGTGGGGGGGTGAGGTCCATTGGGTTCAACTCTCAGCTCTACTTCTTGATTTCCTCATTAGTGAAATGGAGAAAGATGGTTGTACCCAACCCAGGTCACAGGGTTGCTTGCTGTAAGGGTTAAATGCCATCATACTTGTCAAGGACTTGTTGTCAGAATACCAGCACTCAGTTACCAGTTGCCCTTTTCTTCAAGGTCTCTTACTGTTGGTTACTGTTATTGTCCCACAGGGCAGACCAGTTTGAGTATGTAATGTACGGGAAAGTATATAGGATCGAAGGAGATGAGACGTCGACGGAAGCTGCCACACGCCTGTAAGTTCTGTGATCTTGTGcgcagccccctcccctccctggccCCAGTGTGAGATTTGGGGCCATGCTCATGCTTTTTTTGTTGGGCCCCTCTCCCTAAGCACTTCAGATTTAGGTGGGATCTGCGTAAAAAGAAAAACTGTTCTGGGAGCAGATTCCTGTCTTACCATTTTCTAGCCTGAAATCCAGGCTGTTCATGGTGCTCTTTGCCAGGCCCCAGGGCCTGGTGGTCTGAGCGAGAACGGGGTCACCTGGCTGCGTACAAAGGGGAGTCGCTTCCCCAGGAACGCGCTGCAGCGCCAGGTGACTGCACTGCTGggttttgtgtgtgcgtgtgttttgctACTATGCAACCCAGTTCCAAGTTCTTCGGTTTCTCTGCccaactatttttttcttttctttaaaatcttATTAAACCAATATGTGCCCActgaaagaaattttaaaagcccAGAAAAGTAACGCAAAAAAGGGAGGGAAGAGCCACCTATAATTCCCTACCCCGAGGGAACGTTGTTCAAAATAAACATTGTTGAATCTTGTTGGGTCCCTCCCCCTCCTTATGCGCTTTCTACCCCCTTGGAGCTCACCTTGCTTATTACACTGTTCTTTCTGCTCCTTTTGCCTGATGCTGTGCACAGCACGCTTCCTCGTGTCAACTTAAAGCTGATCCAAAACCTAGCATGCCTGTAAATagatgtttttcttttcctttttaagccCGTTTTAAAAGCCCTCTTTTAAGAATGTAAAATGTTGTTGTTGAGGATACAAACAGGAAAACATTCCCCAGttcagtcttttcttcattgCCCCTCTCCCATTACCATGAATTCTATCCCAAACCCCAGCGTGGTGTTCTCAGCTCCAAGACCGTGtggaccagagtagaactgccccagagagtTTGTGGGTCTGCAGCTCTTTACGCACATCCTGCTCCCCTGGAGcagcctgtggagcagctggtgtgttcaacCTGCCCACCTTTGAGTGGCGGAATgctttaaccacggtgccaccagtgcACGTTAACATACTTACTGTGCCCTAACTGTTGTATCCTCTGAGTTTCTGTTCTCAGTTTGATCCCTTTGACTGCTTTCCTTAAGTTGGGCACGTAGATGCCGTCCACCATTGCAAAGGTAGAGCACGCTGTCATGCCTGCCTTGACATTTGTGTGAATTTGGGCTCATGATGACAAACTCTTCTCTTTCTGGTGCCGGGATTGCGAGCCCCTGGGTAGTAACTGGGCCAGACCTCAGACTCAGGGGCTGGGGCCCTTCTGTTTCAGCTCTGCCTACGTCTCCTACGGGGGGCTGCTCATGAGGTTGCAAGGTGATGCCAACAACCTGCATGGATTCGAGGTGGATTCCAGAGTTTACCTGCTGATGAAGAAGCTGGCCTTCTGAACCACCTGGGACGCCAGCCTGGCTGTTCAGTCTCTCAGGCCACGGACATTCCTGCCCCAGACTCCCGCCTAGGCCATGTCGTCCAGCTCGAGGAGCAGTTGCTGTTAAGGAGGGCCTGGCCCATGGCCCACCTCAGATGCTCCGCTTAGTGATCTGAACTcaaggggagccggaagcctttGGAGGACCTAGTGGAAAAGCTTAAAGTGAACTAGCAGATGTTCTGGGGGTGATTTGTTAATTAAACTTTACTTTTGCAGACTtccttgttattttatttaaaaaaacaaactgtttttaaaCTACTCCACTCTCCCTTTTGTGTATGGCACACATTGTTCCTggttcacagcctgatgaccttaTGCCCAAGGAAGGGTCTGCCCCAGCCTTTTGGTGTCTGAATCTAGGGTTATGTCAGTCTCCCAGTTGACCGGTCCGATGTTTGTCCTCCGTTGGAGAGAGAATGCTGCTGTGCTCTCGGCTCTGAGGGCATCCCAGCCAAGCCCGGAAGATACCACCCATTTGGCATCGCATTTTGAATTGGCAAGGAGCCCTGCTCGTGTGCTTACAGCACTTTGAGTCTCTTAAGAAGTCAGTTCACGGTGACTGGAATGAGTCACTTGCACAGCCCGGCAAGTTTATGGTTTTCACGGAGCCTTTGGGTGGGGGCTGTTGGACACCGGCGCGGGGCCCGGTCTCTGTGtaaagcctgagggcgaggtggACATGGCGGCTGCGGAGGCATGTGGTGACCTGTGCGGGAGGGTCAGTGGTGGTGCTTACCAGAGACACTTGGCAGGAAGCTGCTGGGCAGATAGAGCAGTGGACCGGGCAGCAATACCAATGAGGCTGGCAGGCCCATGCCAGTGCCCGGGACAATGCCGCTGCCAGACGGCAGCCACTCACCTCCCGGTGGTGGAGAGAAATGTTGAGACGGTGGTGCTGACTCCTCAGAGCCCTCTCTGGGAAGGAAGTGCCTTGGACTTTGAAAGAATCTTGGCGAGTGTGTATGAAGTCAGAGGTGGGCTCTTGCACTGGCTCCTGGTTTTACCCTGGGAGCTGGCCTCCTGCTGGGAGGCCCACAGCATGTCCTTCCCCGTCATTTGCAGGTCTTTCCAGGAGGTGTTAGAAGCAGTATTGAGGGAAATGGGTTGAAAATGGATAGCCTCTGCAGGGGGTGGAGAGAGGCTGctcactgggtgggggtggggtgggtggagggctaGAGAGGAGGCGCAGTGGTGGTGGGCACTTTTTAGATGAGAATCCTCTGGTCTTTATGGAGTCAAGAGTCTCGGGGCACTGGAGGAGGATGGATGGACTTAGGTTACAGTGAGAGGTTAATTACCGGTAATAGCTTGTGTGTGATAACAGGATGTCCTAGTGCCCTAGGGTAGTAGATGCAAGAGAACTGGCATAAGGTTCAATATGTGTAAGTGTTCTGGTTTTAAAAGCCTTTTGTGTCGGAGGGAAGGAGGGATGTAATCGGCCAGGCAGGGGTTACAGCCTTCTTTCTCGTTGGTGGCAGATGAGTTCACGCagtccagagccctggagttctgGGCATTTGTTGGTACAGGATGACTAAAACTTCTAACTCCATCCATACTAGTGGCAGCTTTGCTACCCTGGCCGTCCCGGACTACTGTGCCAAGTTCCTGTGGCGTGTCCTGGATGCTGGCCCTTTCATGGCCCATAAAGTGCTTGCACATTAGCTTGAACCCATTTCAGAATTTCAGCAAGAAAGAGTTTCCACTTCCCAGTCTCTTCACTACAGTCTGGAATTCGTGGTGCAGATGAACTAATTCCTCCCATGCTGAAATGGACACTAGCTGAGATTGGACAACTTTTAGGAGTTTGGTGATTTGTTGATTCCTTCTCCATGGTAACTTCTGTCCCTAAAGGGAGCCGCCGACACCTGGAGATGTCTACATTGGCTACCCGCGCCATGAGGTTTTTGTTGTAGCCCAGAACTCTTTAGCTGTTAGGTATATTTACTCCTTAAGGGCTCAGGAGTCTTTTACCGATTTCCAGATGGTGAGCAATCCGTGGGCCAGCATGGCAGAGTGGAGCCAGTATGGGCTGTGGAGTAAGTCAGCCCAGGGCTTGTCTCCCTACAGGCTGTAAGGCTGGGTACTGCTGGCAAGTCACTCGGTTTCTGTCCTCCTCTTTCCGCATCGGTTCAGTAAAGGTAGTCTCTCCCGTCTGGGGGTATTGTGAGCATTCTCAAAGGTGCATTGATTGTAGACAGGATTGCCCAACTCTCAGCAGCAGATTATGTCAGTTATAGCCATGTCAATCAAACTTGCTTTAAAATAGGCAGCTCACGTAAAGTTCCCAGCCAGTGCCCTTGGGTGCCTTCGGGTATTTAAGGTGGTGTTTGGAACTTGGGGTGCTTGGCTCCTGGACCTAGACAGTAACTTTAGTCCTTAATCTCCATTTGGCCTCGAGTGCTTTTTCTACAGCAGTCTACGGGCAGGTAACAGGTTGACCTGGACGGCGACGTTTTTGTTTTGGGTCGCCCACACCTTTTGTGCCCCAAGACCACATCAATGTTTATTTGCAGAACCCTGGCACCTGCCTTGGGGCTAGTTTATTGTGGCCTCACGACGCCACTTTGTGGATCCTGTCTGCGGCTGGGAACTGGACAATGAGCCTTCAACTTGTACTTGACTTGTACTTGTCCCTCCTGCCGAGAGCCTGAGGAGCAGCTCCGGCCACTTCCTGCACTTTCCCCAGGCCtccacaggagggaggcaggagccCGGGCCAGGAAGCCGCCCGTGGAGCCCCTGAGGCTGCAGTGTTTGCCCAGCTGTCCCATCCACACCTGCCTTGACTGAGCGGTCTGCCCAGCCTTACCTGGGGTGTGAAACGCTGCCGGGCTTCCCGCTGGCTTTGGAGGTGGTGGTGCCCCAAGTCCAGAGCACCTCTCCCTGACGCTTGCTCTGCTCCTTTGTGTGCACAGGCTTTGCTTTGTGGATTGTGTAGGATGTCTCTCCAAGAGACCgtcacatttttttttttccagagagcAACGCTCTTATAAGGGTGAGGGCCTGGAGGACTGTACTGGAAGCAGAGGAAAGACCCTCATTCTGTTCTCTGATGTAAGGTTTAGTCTCCACCCCTGTTCAGAGACCAGGCCAATCTGAGCCTTTGTAAGAACGGTCATATGAGAAGGAGTATGTGTCCAGGCAGTGGTTAAAAACAATAAAGaggacccaccccccacccgccaAAACTCCAAAGTCATGAccatctagttgatgccaactcatggtgacccgataagacagaactgcctctgaggggttctgagattttaactcagtgggagtagatagccctgtctttctcctgaggaactgctggtggttttgaactggtgaccttgcagttagcagcccaacacatcaccactgTGTCACAGGAAGTTTACCAACGCTAAGTAAATGCTCTGAAGAATATTACTGATCACTTAAAACAATAGCTTCTGAAGTTTTATAATATACCGTGCAAAAATGATCCCCCTTTCTGTCTCGAGtaaccttccttcctcagggctttgggttcccaatggAAGCCAGCACTGTGGCTGAGGTGCCATGTGTACCTGGGCCTTTGTGTGGAAGAGACAGCACAGACCCATGTGGACAGCCTCTTACCTTGCCCCTCCAGAGGCCGAGTCTGGGAGTAGAGCTTGGCCTGGGGCAGAGGGGTGCTGGTAGGACGGGCTGGGGGTGGTAGCAGAGGGGTGAGAAGGCTCAGGATGGAGCAGGGtcatgggagagggtgaggttGGGGTGGGTGAGAAGATCGGGTCCTGCCCAGGAGGAGGCCAGGCTGGAGAAGGAGAATGTCCAGGCCAGAGGCTGTGGGGCAGTGAGCCTGTGTCTGAAGGTCCTAGGGGGATGTCTGGGGCCCTGGGCGAGGGCCCTGGAACGAGTCCGAGAATTCCACTCGAGGGCCCAGGTGTCTCGTTCAGGTGTCCAGGGGTTTGATCCAGGGGCCCGGAGGTTTGGTTCAGCACACCAGGAATCTTGGCTCTGAGTCCCTGTAGTCTGTTCAGAAGTCCAGAGCCAGTAGTTCTGGCTGAGGTACTGGTGTTTCTCTCCAGCAGTCCAGAAGTCCTGTTTGGGAGCTTGTTCAGTATGAGGAAGAGAGAGGTACTGCTTGGGACAGCCGTGGTGGGCAGGGCCCGCCTGGCACAGAGGGTGGGCCCAACGACAAGCAGCAGGAAACGCACCTTTCCCCGGAGCAGATGCTGGAAGTTCAAGAAGATGGCATTggggtccttgtgagctgtgctcCTGCCCTGTGGAGGAAGCTGAGGGCAGAGGGTGGGCCTGAGGCCAGAGACTTGCGCCAGACGTCGCACCTCCCTGGTCTTTGTGGACATGATAGGGGACCGGCACACAGGCTGGATGGCTGGGGGTGAGCATTTCTCGGCAAGTCAGTTTTTCTGTCTGCCAAATCCCTAGGATCTCATTCCCCTCATGTCTTTTAGGGAACTGGTTCAACGAACAAGGGCTGTTTTCACAGACCCCTTGACTGGGACTTACCTGGGTTCCAAGGAGGCCCTGCAGGGCCCCGAGGAGGAGGCGAACCTGTCCAGACAGCTGCCCCAGGAGGGCCGAGAGGCAGGTGGGTCCCAGTTGTCCCCGTGCTGCCATCACCCCCTCCAGCAGAAGGGTGACGGCTCCTAGCACGTCCTGTGCCTTGGTCTGCtcctgggggagagggaggaagtgg harbors:
- the POLR2H gene encoding DNA-directed RNA polymerases I, II, and III subunit RPABC3 isoform X1 codes for the protein MAGILFEDIFDVKDIDPEGKKFDRVSRLHCESESFKMDLILDVNIQIYPVDLGDKFRLVIASTLYEDGSLDDGEYNPTDDRPSRADQFEYVMYGKVYRIEGDETSTEAATRLSAYVSYGGLLMRLQGDANNLHGFEVDSRVYLLMKKLAF
- the POLR2H gene encoding DNA-directed RNA polymerases I, II, and III subunit RPABC3 isoform X2; protein product: MDLILDVNIQIYPVDLGDKFRLVIASTLYEDGSLDDGEYNPTDDRPSRADQFEYVMYGKVYRIEGDETSTEAATRLSAYVSYGGLLMRLQGDANNLHGFEVDSRVYLLMKKLAF
- the THPO gene encoding thrombopoietin, whose translation is MGLPVAHHPPRRLPHPPLSTLPLLIQELLLVAMLLFTARLTLSSPAPPACDPRLLNKLLRDSHVLHSRLNQCPDFNPLSTPVLLPAVDFSLGEWKTQTEQTKAQDVLGAVTLLLEGVMAARGQLGPTCLSALLGQLSGQVRLLLGALQGLLGTQLPPQGRSTAHKDPNAIFLNFQHLLRGKDFWTAGEKHQYLSQNYWLWTSEQTTGTQSQDSWCAEPNLRAPGSNPWTPERDTWALEWNSRTRSRALAQGPRHPPRTFRHRLTAPQPLAWTFSFSSLASSWAGPDLLTHPNLTLSHDPAPS